DNA from Cutibacterium acnes:
AAGACCTGCCAGCCACAGGGAGCGACGGAACTTGGCAGCCCCTTCCTCGGTGAGAAGGGGCCTGAAGGTGTTCAGGAGCAGGATGTCGCCCGCCCAGGAAAGGCGGGAGTTCATGGTCGTGGTCATCGGGTGGCTCCTTCCATCGCTCGCCCTGCCGACAGACGCGCCCAATAGGGCTGATCGGCCAATTCCTCGGACGAACCGCAAGCTGCGATGCCACCGTTCTCCATGACGCAGATGACGTCGGCTCCGGCCACCGACTCGGCGTGGTGACCGATGGCGAGCACGGTTCGGCCTCGGGCCAGTGCGGCCAGGGCCTGCTGGATCTCCGCCTCGCAGTCCGGATCGGTGGCGGCCGTCGCCTCGTCGAGCACGAGGATCGGGGCGTCGGCGAGCACGGCGCGAGCAATGGACAACCGCTGTTTCTGACCACCCGAGAAATCAGTGTCATCCCCCAAGACGGTGTCGAAACCCTTCGGCAGGGCGTCGATGTCGTCAAGGATGTGGGCGGCACGAGCAGCCTCGCGCACCTGATCGTCGGTGGCGTCGGGACGAGCCAAGGTGATGACGTCACGAATGGACCGACGCTGCATGTACGGATCCTGGAGGACGAAGGACACCAACCGGTAGAGGTCATTCTGGGCAACGTCCTTGAGGTCGACCCCACCGATGCGCACCACCCCGGAATCCGGGTCGCGAAAGCGAGCGAGCATCGTCGCCAAGGTCGACTTGCCCGACCCCGACGGCCGGACCAGAGCCGTGACAGTTCCTGGACGCAGTGTCAGGTTGACATGACTCAGCGCCGGAATGACGCCGTCAGGGGTGAGGTAGGAGGAGCTGACGTCGTCGAAGGTGACCGTCATGTCGTCAGGAATCCGCACGCTGACCTGTGGATGGCTGATCTGCTCGATGGACAGCACGTCCTGCAGACGCAGAGCCGCGTTGCCGGCCTGTTGGTAACCCCATGCCATGTTGCCCAGTACCTCGATGGTGCGCGGCAGGACCAGGGCGATGAGTGAACAGGTGAGGACGTCGGTGACGCCCACCCAGCCGGCCTTGGCCATGAGTAGACCGAATCTTAGATTGATCGCCATGAGAGCTGCCACCGAGATCACCGACAGAGACAGGGCCGACGCCTTGATGAGCGGGCCACACCAGTCCCAGTAGAACCGGGCGAACTCCTCGCACGCACGGGTGAAGCGACGATGGGCCTTGCCGGTCTGTCCGACGTTCTTGACGACGTGGATCCCCTCCGTCAGCTCGATCGACGAGGACGAGATGTCGGCGAGCTTGTCGTCCATCTCGGCGGTCTTGGTGGCCATGTCTCGCATCGTCACCCACTGCAGCAGGGCGTAGATTGGGAAGGTGGCGATGGAGAGAAATCCCAGCCGCCAGTCCACCACGAAGGCATAGACGAGCAGTACGAGCGGAACTCCCACGGCTGCGGTTTGCTCAACGGGCGCATGGGCGACGAGCATGTGGATCTGGACGGTGTCGTCCTGGATGGCCTTGCGCACCCGACCGGTTGACGACGAGCTGAACCAGGCCAGTGGGGCCTTCGAGATGCGGTCGATGATGCGGTCCTGGAGTATGTTGCGCAGCTTGATGTCGGCGATGTGAGTGATGACGAGGGCCAACACGTAGAGCAGGGCCTGGAGGCAGAAGGCCATCCACAGCACATTGGCGGTCCGGGTGAGCGCCTCGTGGTCGACGTGGTCACCTAGCAGGATCGCGCCGAGTCTCGTCAGGGCGACGTACGGGGCAAGGGCGACGATGCAGGACGCAATGACGAGGATCCGCGCGATCAGGACGTACTCGCGGATAGGTTTCATGATCGACGACAGGGCCTTGCCACCGGCACGGTGCTTGGTCTGGTAGTCGCGAATATCTTCCGGTGCGGCAGCGCCGGGGCACACCTGCGGGGACGTGGAGGTCTTGCTCACTTCGTCAGTCCTGCCCGCTGGAAGTGCTTGCGACCCACCTTGATGCCCAACCAGCCACCGGCCAGCCCCAGCAGGAAGACGATGACATAGAGGAACAGGGTGCGTGGGTCCACAGCGCCGTGGAACCCCCGAGTGCGGGGCCGATGGGTGGCGGTCAGCGCGCTTCCAGCCATGGCGCGGGCCATCGGGAGCGGGTGGATGTCACCTTGTCGGGCCACGGTCACCTCGTCACAATTCGTAAGGCAACCCTAACTCATTAGTTATCCTCGTTAATAAATAGGAGTCATTCACGTCCTGGCAAGGAGATACACTCACAGGCCAGACAGGCGGTCCTACTGGTGACGCCGGAGGGCACACCACGTTCGGAGGAATCGCGGCCTCGTGCAGGCGCGATCACCACGGGCATTGCCCGTCACCACCTCAACGCGAACACCACAGGACTCGCCCTGCCCCCACGGCTACCCTTGAAGTGAGTTGATCGAGAGGAGACCCTCGTGGGAATCGGAAGCAACATCGGCAAGGCCCTGCTGGCTCAGGCACCCGACATGGCACCCGGCGCGGCCGTCTCGATGCTGCGCAGCATCCTGGGATTCGCCATCGACGGTGCCTCGTCGCTGCCAGGAGCGCGTCAGGCCGCTGGCAAGACCCTCACCAAGCACGACGGTGACGTCGAACAGGCCATCAGCTCCCTCGTCAACCAGCACATCGCCATGGCCGGTGCACAGGGATTCGTCTCCAACCTCGGTGGCGTCGTCACCTTGGCCGTGACCATCCCCGCCAATATCTCGGGCGTCGCGATCGTCCAGGCCCGCATGGTGGCTGCCATCGCCCACCTGCGCGGCTACGACCTTGACGACCAGCGCGTCCGGACCGCCATCCTCGCCACCCTCATGGGTCAGCGTGAGGTCGACAGCCTCATTCACGAGGAGAAGCTTCCGACGACCCCGATGGGCATCGCCACCGCCCCGGTGGGGGACGCCGATCTGGAGAAGGTTGTCGCCCGTAACCTCGTCAACGTCCTCATGGGCCAGGTTGCGGGCAAGAAACTGCCGGTCTTCGTCTCCAAGCGCGTGCCCGTGTTAGGTGGTGGAGTCGGAGCCACCACCGACGGGTTCACCACCTGGAGCGTCGCTCGTTACGCCCGCAAGCAGTTCCCGACCCGCCGCCCGCGCGGCTGAGGCCAGGATCTGTGTTCGGCCCGGGAGGCGTCAGAAGGTTTGCCGACGGCGTGCCCCGGGCCGACGTGTGCGGCTGCGACGAAGCAGTCCGACAGCCCGCGCAGCCGTCGTGCCGATGAGCAGACCCAGCGCGATCGAGCCAATGATTCCCGTGGACTCCAACGCCGTCGCGCCAGCCACGGGGGTGCCCGCGCCCAGTTGGGTCAGGGACACCAGGCCCAGGGATCCCGGGACCAACAACCAGAAGCTCGGCAGGAAGAGCACCAGACGCGGTAGTCGCGGGCGATGCATCTCGATCACCGATGATCCGAAACTCGCCACGGTCGCTCCCAGCAGGCCGCCGCCCCAGGTGGCCCCGGCAACCGTCTGGCCGATGATCTGGAAGGTCAGGGTGGTGGCCAACATGAGGGCCACCCACGGGACGAGGTATCTGGGTATCGACTCCATGAGACTCATCCCGGCGGTCAGGAGCAGGACGCCGAGGAATGGCACCCACAACCCTCGCCAGGGAATGATCTGGTTGTTGAGCTGGTCGACGGGGACCTTTGTCAGCCACGCCGCACCGAGAACACCCGCTGTGAACATGGCCAACTGGGCGGTCCCGAACCCCAGACGCGACGCGCCCGCCATCATCGCCCCTGCCGCCAGTTCAGCCACCCCGGTAACGATGAGGGCACCGGGAAGCAGCACCGCGATGGGCGGCAGCAGGCTTCGCAGCGGCCCCTCGATGAGTCCGAGTCGCGCGACCCAGAAGGCACACAGTGCGACGACAAACGCGGCCAGGAACGGGGTGAGGACGGCCAGGGCCTTCCTCTTGCCGGACAACCATATGAATCCGGCGGTGACCTGACCGGCCAGCACGGAGAACAGCACGCTGGGCCACAACGGCTGCAGTACCAGGGCGATGCCCGAGGCGACGCACACCATGCCACCATGCAGACCCAGGCGCGGGTAACGTGGCGGGATGGAACGCAAGTCCCGCAGTTGCTCGAGGGCCTCGACCGGGCCGATGGTGCCGTCGAGGAGCTGCTGACGGATACGAGCTGTGGTGGCGCTCTGGTCCAGACGGATGGTTCCTTCCACCGATTCGAAGGTTGCGGGGGTGCCACCTCCCAGGCTCACCACGACCCCGGTGGGCCAACCCTGTACCTGGACGTCGGGGCATCCCAGGTACCGACCGACGCTGCGGGTGTCGGCCTCCACCTCGTGCACCGGCTGACCACCGGCGATACCGGCTGCGGCAACGTAAGCCAGCAGTCGGCGGACGCCATTTTCGTCGAGCTCGTCCACTCCAGGCCCCATCGTCGATACCGTCGCCAGGATCAATCGTCGCGCACCTTGGGCCCTTCGGCACGCCAGTGGCCGAAATCAATATACGGGTCAGGGACGTAGGGATTTCACTCCGCCCAGCCCTCGTGCATACCCGACAACCCCGAGGAGGGCACAGACGGCAGCACACACCACAGCCACAACAGACACCCCCCGCACACTTCCCTCGACGGCAGCTGTTTGTCCTAGATAGCCGCCGGGGAGAAATCGCAGGAAGGTGTTTGACTGCGCGACGACCATGATCAGGTAGGCAAGGGGGCCGCACAATGGCCCACTTTTGCGCGACAGCACCCCCGTGGCAAACAATGCGACACCGGTGCACAGCAGGCAGGTGACCGAGAACCCGATGAATGGAGACCACGGCAGCTGAAACCGCGCGGGCATTTCCGGTACTAACACGGAATCACCATCGGGTATTAATTCGACGGGAAGCGACCGCAGTATCCACCCCGTGAGCAGTGGAAGAGCAGCGGCGCACAAGCATATCCACAGCCCCATTGACCCATACCCAATTTCCAGGGAGCGAATCGAAGCTCTCTCGACCCACCCCATGCCCGACGAGACGCACCACATGATGGTGGCGCAACCGACCAGACTGGTCAGCTCGAGACCTGTCACAGGGCGATCCCACACGTCCCCCGATGCCACCGACAGACGCGTCTTCCACAGGAAAAAGGCCACGACAACGGCCGCAACCGGCACGGCAACAAGGGCTACGGCATGGCGCCCTTTCAAGAAAGTCACGATGCTCATCATCGGTGCAGATCGCTGGAGGTCAACGAGCACCCCTCGATCGCCTGACGATGGTGCGTGTACCACTGGCGAAATGCGGTGACATCCATGCCGTCAAGGTCATTTCGTTCCGAACTTGGCGCATCATCATACTGGAATCCAGCCAGCCGAAGAATGGTGCGTTCCACGGAATTAACGCCGTCGAAGGCCTCGATCTGCTGGGGTGTCATCTCTGTAGAGAAAGTACATGCGTCTTGACCGGAAAAAGACTGAGCCAGACCCTGAGCCGTCATATCCGATAATTGTTGCGCAGAATCATATACGGTCGCATGTCCGAGATCCATGACGAACTGCTTGCTGCGTGCGTGGTATCCAGGCTCAGCAAGTAGGACGTCGTGAGGTACCGCCGTAGGCGGCATGACGGACACGACGCGCTGAGCGGGTTGCGCGTAGGACAAGGCGAGACTGCGATGTGCCGGCATGACGCACACCCGTACGTCTTCGTGTGACGAACACCCGAAGGCCAGTGGCGCATCGCGGAACAACGGCACTGGCATGACGACCCCCAGGGCAGCGATGATGAGCGGTGGGGCGACCAGGGCCACACATGGCACCACCCGACGCCACGTAAAACCGCCGGAGCGAACCGTGGACCAACGGCTGGCAGCCAGGATGCACGAGACGGAGACGATGCAAAAGAAGATGGTGCGCATGGTCACGGCCGAGGCCGTGGCGGTGTGGTTGCCACTCGGCTCTGCCATGTCCATGGACCACGCGAAGACCACCGAGCCATACCCGGTGTTGGCAAAGAGATTCTCGTTGACAAGGACCGGTATTCCGACCACAGCGATGCACACAACCGGCGCCACCACCCACACGATGGGGTGGGACACCATCGCGGCTACCAGGTGAGCAACGGCCACCAGAGCCGGGAAGGACAGCAGAACGACGATAAGGTCTGCGACCTCGGGGGCAGTCGGGGATGCGTTGATCCAGGCCTTGACGACCAGGGGCGCCGCAACGACAACGGTCCCGATGAGCAGGGCAGCCGCCTGACGCCAGAACCAGTGCCAGTGGATGCTGAGAATGGACCTTGCCGGAGCAACCCCGACAATCATGTCCGACGGTGCCATGCGGGCCGCCGATCCTGCCCCGATGAGGCCGGCCACGATGGCCCACAACATACTGGACTCCCGGATGGTGACGGTGACGTCCTGCACCTGCCACACTCCCCAGGACCATGATCCTCGCAGCGCAATGAGACTGCAGACGGCACCGCTGGCCGTTACGAGAATCGCATACCATGATGGGAAGGGGAATGCCACGCGGTGGAGACCACGCAACGGGCGTATATCCCGGGGCGACACGGACATCAGGCTGCCTCCCCGAGGAGGGTGAGGTACCCAGCCTCAGCATCGTTGGCGTTACGGACTGGATGCTTTTGACCAACAGATTCCAGGTCAGAGTACGAGCCCTCGAAGATCAACTCTCCCTCGGAAAGGACGGCAAGCTGCGACACGAATTCCTGGAGGTCCTCAAGCAGGTGCGTCGAAACGATGACCGTCCGATCCTCGGCAAGTTCACCGAGGAGGGATCGCACCCCGATCCTGGATGCCGGGTCGAGGCCGACTGTCGGCTCATCGAGCAGCAGCACAGCCGGATCTCCGACAATTGCACACGCGATTCCAAGCCGCTGGCGCATTCCACCCGAAAGAGACTGGACGCGATCATCGGCGCGGTCGACAAGCCCCACACGATCAAGGGCCGCACCTGCCCGTACACAGCACTCCCTCGATTCAACTCCTCGCGCCCATGCCGCATATTCCACGGCCCTCCGGATGCGAAAATGCAACGGGAGGGAAAACCGCTGGGGCAAGAATCCGACCATACTACGAATGGTATTGACGTCATCGCTGACATCGACACCATTCACCCGAAAATGACCGGACTCCGGTTCCCGTAGTGTTGCGAGAATACTGAGAAGTGTCGACTTTCCAGCCCCATTCGGGCCGAGCAACCCCCACAACCCAGAGTCAAACTCACAGGAAATATCGACGAGGCTACGCCGACGACGATACCGGTGCGATATGTGCTCGAGTTCGATCATTCATCCGACCCGAGTGTAACCCGATTTCGTCTGGGCTCCAGTCGAACTATCAACCCTGGTATAGACATCCCAGCCGTGCTTACCATGACCAGTAACGGTCAGGGATGCATTCTTTACATTAGTCCTGCGTGCGGATGCCATACGACTATCCGGCCAATGCGAGATCTGGTGATACTCAGCGACTGCCACGGATCCTACGGTGTCGGCGCAGCTCTGACGCCCACCAGTCCCGGACATCGTCGTGCCATGCTGGACAGGCTTATTTGCAAACAAAGAACAATGGCTTGCGTTAGCCTGCCCGGCGATCATCGTCATCCCAGCGCTCACCGTCATAACACCTAATACGATAGTAGAAACCAGCTCCTTGCGAGATCTCATCTCCATCACCATTTTCTCAACTAAAGATGCCACGCGGCTACATAGCCATAATCCATACCTTCAAGGCAGCGGTCATAATATCACGTATCCACCCCTGTGGCCAGTTAACCCGCTGCGACCTGTCGTACCAGTGAAGACACGAGGGCACAGCAGTAGCGCCATGGCGCGTGACGATCACACGCTAAAACAACCTCGTCCGCGGTGAAAACACCGCACTGACATCCTCGACCAGCGGCCAAGGTCGATCAGTACAGCATTGCCGAGGCCGGGTCCGAGAGAATCTCCGCAACGTCATGGAGGAAGGTCGAGCCCTCCTCGCCGTCAATGAGGCGATGGTCGAAGCCGAGGCTCATCGTCGTCACCCACCTGGGCACGACCTCCTCATCGTCACCGGTCCCGACGACCCACGGACGTCGAGCGATCGTCCCGAGAACGAGGATCGCCGATTCGGTGCGGTTGACGACCGGAGTCCCTGCGTCAAGGCCAAACACCCCAACATTGGTGATCGAGAAGGTGCCGTCGGTGTAGTCGGTGGGCTGGAGCTTTCCCTCCTTGGCGATGGCGACGATGCGGGTGATCTCCTCGGCCAGCTCGAGCATCGTCATGTCCTGGGCGTTGCGCACCACGGGCACCATGAGGCCGCGCGGGGTGGCCGCGGCGATGCCGAGGTTGATCTGGTCGCGGAAGACGATCTGGTCGGCGGCGTCGTCCCAGCGGGCGTTGACGACCGGGGTGCGTCCCATCGCCAGGCACACCGCCTTGCACCAGATGGTCAGCGGGGAGACGCGCAGTCCCTTGAACCTGCGGTCGGCACGCAGCCGGGCGACGAGGTCCATCGTCGGGGTGACGTCGCAGGTGAGGAAGGCCGTCACGAGGGCCTTGGTGTCCAGGGAATCCTTCATCGCCTTGGCAGTCACTTTGCGGACGCCGCGCACCGGGACCCTGCGAGTGTGGCCGTCAGGCTCGGTCGGGGCACCGCCGAGGAGACGACGAGACATCACCGACAGGGTCGCGAACTCAGCGTCGCCAGCAGAGGCACCGACGACAGGTGGTTCAGGCGCGGCTTGACGACCGGCCTCCGCTGCCGCCTTGACGTCGCTCCTCGTCACCGCCCCCTGCGGGCCGGTGCCCGTCACCGTCGAGAGGTCGATGCCGAGGTCGGCAGCCAGACGTCGGGCCGGGGGCTTGGCGAGGACATGCCCGGCGCGGTCCATGCGCGGCGGATCCTGGCGCCTGGGCTGTGTCGGCTGCACAGGTTCGGGAACGGGCTCGACATCAGTCTCTGGACCGGTCTTGAGGGTCGGCGTCTGGGGGGCCTTCTCGGGTGCCCTTTCAGCCGACACCGCAGCTCCCCTGCGACGACGGCGTCGACGTCCGGACTCCGCGGTCAGGTGACCGACGAGGAACTCCGGCTCCTCCTCGGGTTGGTCGTCGGAACCGTCGTCAATGGTCACCAGTGGCTCTCCCACAGCCACCGTCTCGCCGGGCTCGGCACACAGCTTCGCCACGGTCCCGGCGAAAGGGCTGGGGAGTTCGACGATCGACTTGGCCGTCTCGACCTCGCACAGCACGTCGTTGATCTTGACGGTGTCACCGGGAGACACCCGCCAGGAGACGACCTCTCCCTCGGTGAGCCCTTCGCCCGGGTCGGGCATGCAGTAGTTCTTCACGTGAATGCCTCTCAGAATCAGAAGGCCAGGGAGCGGTCTACGGCGTCGAGAATGCGGTCGACGTCCGGGATGTGTTCCCCCTCGGCCTTGGCCGGCGGGTAGGGGGTCGACCAGCCGGTGACTCGCAGTACCGGGGCCTCCATAACGTAATAAAGCTCCTCACCCAGCCGAGCCGCGATCTCCGCGCCGACACCCTGGGTGCGTGGCGCCTCCTGGACGACGATGGCCCTTGTCGTACGGCGCACCGATTCGTAGACAGTCGCCATGTCGAGCGGGGAGAGGCTACGCACGTCAATAACCTCGAGTTTTCGCCCCTCCTGGGACGCCTCCTTCGCCGCCTCCAAGCAGGTATCGACCATCGGGCCGTAGCAGATCAGGGTGACCTCCTCGCCGGAGCGCGCGATTCGGGCCTGGTGCAACCCCAGCGTCGGTGTCTGCGCAACGTGGCCACGGGTGTAGTACCGACGTTTCGGCTCAAAGAAGATCACCGGGTCGGGGCTGTCAATGGACTGACGCAGCATCCAGTAGGCGTCGTCAGGGTTGGAGCAGGTAACCACCTTGAGACCAGGCGTATTCGCATAGAAGCCTTCCGGCGACTCGGAGTGGTGTTCTGGCGAGCCGACACCGCCTCCGAAGGGGATGCGGATCGTCACCGGCAGGGACCACCGGCCACCGACGCGAGCCCGGTATCGGGCCAGCTGGGAAACGATCTGGTCAAAGGCTGGGGCACTGAAGCCGTCAAACTGGATTTCCACACACGGGCGGTACCCGCGCATGGCCATACCAATCGCTGTTCCGACGATGCCTGACTCTGCCAACGGCGTATCGATGACTCGACGGCCACCAAACTGGGCTTTGAGGCCGTCCGTGATGCGGAAGACACCACCGAGGGTCCCGACGTCCTCCCCCATGAGGACAACACGATCGTCGGCTGCCAGAGCATCGGATAAGCCAGCGTTAAGGGCCTTGGCAAGGGTGGTCTCCCCCTGCGGACGCGCACTGCGCAATACTTCCTCGCTCATCACTTATCCTCCTCCCACGACGCGATTTCCTCGGCGTCAGCCAGGACGTCGGGGGTCGGCTCGGCGTACACGTCCGCCATAAGGTCAGCCATCACAGGCGTGGCATTCTCGTGAACAGCAGCGCGAACCTCAGCACCGAAGGCGTCCTCACGCTCAGCGAGGCCGTCAAGCCACACCTGGTTGATAATCCCGCGGTTCTGCAAATACGTGCGCAGCCGGACGATGGGGTCGGTCTTACCCCACGTCGACTCCTCTTCTGCGGTGCGGTAGCGGGTGGGGTCGTCGGTGGTGGTGTGAGCACCCATCCGGTAGGTCCACGCCTCGACGAACACCGGCCCCTTTCCGCTACGGGCATATTCGAGGGCCGATCGCAGCACGGCCATCATGGCGATGACGTCGTTGCCGTCGACTTGCACGGCAGGGATGCCGAACCCGGTGGCGCGGCGGAAAAGAGACGTGGGCGACTGCACCGTGGTCGGCTCTGAAATCGCCCACTGGTTATTGACGCATACGAATACCACGGGGGCGTTCATCGAAGCCGCAAAAACATAAGCCTCGTTCGTGTCCCCCTCGCTCATCGCGCCGTCACCGTGGAAATCCAGCACGGCAGCCGGATCACCTCCAGCCTCGACGTCACGCTGGACACCCATGGCATAGCCGACGGCATGCAGGGTTCCCGACCCGATCATCACTGGATATGCGCTGAAGTGGGTCGCGACGGTATCCCAGCCGCAGTGAGAGGTCCCGTCCCAAGCTCCAAGGATGTCAGCCAGACTGACGCCCATGGCGTGGGCCAGGCCCTGCTCGCGGTAGGTGGGAAACACCTGGTCTCCCTCTCTCAGTGCCAACCAAGCGCCAGCCTGGGTGGCCTCCTGTCCCAATAGCGGCGGCCACAAACCCAATTCGCCGTGGCGCTGCAGGGCGGTAGCCTCGACGTCGAAGCGTCGCGTCATGACCATCATCTCGAGAGCCTTGACGAGGTCGTCGTCGACCAGGTCAACAGGAAAGTCGGGGTGTGTGGTGAGGCGTCCCTGCTCGTCGAGGATCCGCACCATTGCAGGATCAGGACGATTAACGGGGTGTTGCCGCGCCGGAAGGACGAACGGATCCGTGCCGCCTTCGTCGGCACAAATGGTCTCGGTCACATCTTCCTCCTGGTTAAGTGTTCCGTAACTCAATTCTGAACGCCAACAAGTCCCGTTTCCAAGCGAAACCTACCGTTCCGTAAAGAGACACCAAAGATGAGGTTACCGTTGCGTAGGTTGTTCCTGGTTCCTACCCCGGACTTCGATTGGTGCCAGAACGTGCGTACCCTCAAACGGTGAGCAAAACAGTGGCAGTCATCGGTGCCGGAATGACGGGCCTGGCAGCCGCACACCACCTACACAGCCACGGCTGTCGTCCCGTCGTCCTCGAAGCGGGGCAGGGCGTTGGCGGCCAGGTCAGGTCCCGTCGTCTTGGTTCTGATGTGGTCGACATGGGACCTGAAGCCGTGCCTCTTCGCGCCCCGGGCGTCGCCGCACTCGTTGCGGAGCTGGGACTAACGGACTCCATGCGTCATCCCGTTCCTGGGCGCGTCTTATTGTCGAGCCGGCGTGGAGTCGTCGAGATGCCGTCCGGCGTAACACCAGTAGGGCCCACGAAGTTCCTCCCCACTATTGCCTCGCGCATCCTCTCCCCTGCCGGACTGTTACGGGCCGGGCTCGAACCTTTCAACGCTCACCCGCACCTTGACGACGTCAGCGTCGGCCAATTCATCGCCGAAAGATTTGGTGACGAGGTGAGCCGCGCCGTCGTCGACCCGCTACTGGGGGGTATTCACGCCGCCGACCTCAACACGTTCTCGCTAGCAGTTGCCGCCCCCGCTTTGGAGCAGACGGTCAGGAACGGCGACTCCATCGTCGCCGGAACTCTCAAACGCAATGCTGCCGGACGGTGGTCGCAGCTCCGCCATCATTCACAGCGATCCGGTCCGCGCACCCCCGCCACCGCCACCTGGAAACACGGCCTGATGATGTTGCCGGAAGCATTGGCTAGGGAGCTCACCATTCATACGAATACCCGTGCCAGGGGAATCCGTCAGGTCGGCCACGAATGGGTAGTCGATGTCACTGGTCCGCATGGCGTTGGATCGGTTGCTGTTGATGACGTCATCATTGCCACCCCCGCCAGGGTTGCGGGTGCCCTGCTTGCTACCGCATGCCCGCGAGCTTCCGAGCTGCTGTCGCAGTGTGAAAGCACTACCGTTGCCACGCTGGTTATGCAGGCTGACCTTACTGACCACCCGATCGCTACGGCCCAAACGTGGTTCATTGGTTCGGCATGGTCTGCCCTGGTGCGTCAGGTGACCAATCTCTCGACGACGTGGCACCTCGCCAAACCCACCTTTCGGATCGCCATGGGTCGGCAGCGTGGAACCCCCATCGACGATCTATCTGACGACGACCTCGTCGCCATGAGCGTGGCAGAGTTGAGACGTCTCGGACTGGCTCTTGACCCCCACGACTACGTCATTGAGCGACACCGCGGCGCCATGCCGCAACCAGCTCCTGGCCACCGGGAGCGCATGGCCCAGCTCGCCGCGACCCTCAACGGCACCGGTCTCCATGTGGGAGGGGCCGGTATCGACGGTGCCGGAGTTGGCACCGCAATTGCTGCTGGACGCCGTCTCGCACGCCACATCACCTCGAAGGAGGAGAATTAGTGACCATCACTGAGCACCCTGACCACCTGACCCGGCCCGGCAGTGCGCCCACAGGACACCCCGGTGGCCATCCGGGAGGTCATCCAGGCCACAGCCCGCTCGTCCGCGAGATCAAGCACGACCTCAACAACAAGCCTTTCATCGTCATCTGGGAGGTTACCCGCGCCTGCGCCCTGGTCTGCCAGCATTGCCGCGCCGAGGCCCAGCACCATGCCGCCCCTGGCCAGCTCACCAACGCCCAAGGCCACGAACTCATCGATCAGCTGACCAGCTACGAGCGTCCCTACCCGATGCTCATCCTCACCGGCGGTGACTGTTTCGAGCGCCCTGACCTCGTCGACCTCATCGAGTACGCCGTCAGCAAGGGCCTGCACGTGTCGATCTCGCCATCAGTGACCCCGCTATTTACCCGCGACAGGGTCAGGGCGGTGCAGGAAGCTGGGGTGTCGATGATGTCGATGTCCTTGGATGGCGGCTCAGCCACGACCCACGACGCCTTCCGGGGTTTCCCTGGCACTTTCGACCACACCGTCGAGGCCTGCCACATGCTTCGCGAGCTAGGGATGAAGTTCCAGCTCAATACGGTGTTCACGGCTAAGAACATCCACGAGGCGCCACAGATGCTTAAGAACGCCATCGACCTCGGGGCGATGA
Protein-coding regions in this window:
- a CDS encoding ABC transporter ATP-binding protein, with protein sequence MSKTSTSPQVCPGAAAPEDIRDYQTKHRAGGKALSSIMKPIREYVLIARILVIASCIVALAPYVALTRLGAILLGDHVDHEALTRTANVLWMAFCLQALLYVLALVITHIADIKLRNILQDRIIDRISKAPLAWFSSSSTGRVRKAIQDDTVQIHMLVAHAPVEQTAAVGVPLVLLVYAFVVDWRLGFLSIATFPIYALLQWVTMRDMATKTAEMDDKLADISSSSIELTEGIHVVKNVGQTGKAHRRFTRACEEFARFYWDWCGPLIKASALSLSVISVAALMAINLRFGLLMAKAGWVGVTDVLTCSLIALVLPRTIEVLGNMAWGYQQAGNAALRLQDVLSIEQISHPQVSVRIPDDMTVTFDDVSSSYLTPDGVIPALSHVNLTLRPGTVTALVRPSGSGKSTLATMLARFRDPDSGVVRIGGVDLKDVAQNDLYRLVSFVLQDPYMQRRSIRDVITLARPDATDDQVREAARAAHILDDIDALPKGFDTVLGDDTDFSGGQKQRLSIARAVLADAPILVLDEATAATDPDCEAEIQQALAALARGRTVLAIGHHAESVAGADVICVMENGGIAACGSSEELADQPYWARLSAGRAMEGATR
- a CDS encoding EcsC family protein, with amino-acid sequence MGIGSNIGKALLAQAPDMAPGAAVSMLRSILGFAIDGASSLPGARQAAGKTLTKHDGDVEQAISSLVNQHIAMAGAQGFVSNLGGVVTLAVTIPANISGVAIVQARMVAAIAHLRGYDLDDQRVRTAILATLMGQREVDSLIHEEKLPTTPMGIATAPVGDADLEKVVARNLVNVLMGQVAGKKLPVFVSKRVPVLGGGVGATTDGFTTWSVARYARKQFPTRRPRG
- a CDS encoding threonine/serine ThrE exporter family protein, producing MGPGVDELDENGVRRLLAYVAAAGIAGGQPVHEVEADTRSVGRYLGCPDVQVQGWPTGVVVSLGGGTPATFESVEGTIRLDQSATTARIRQQLLDGTIGPVEALEQLRDLRSIPPRYPRLGLHGGMVCVASGIALVLQPLWPSVLFSVLAGQVTAGFIWLSGKRKALAVLTPFLAAFVVALCAFWVARLGLIEGPLRSLLPPIAVLLPGALIVTGVAELAAGAMMAGASRLGFGTAQLAMFTAGVLGAAWLTKVPVDQLNNQIIPWRGLWVPFLGVLLLTAGMSLMESIPRYLVPWVALMLATTLTFQIIGQTVAGATWGGGLLGATVASFGSSVIEMHRPRLPRLVLFLPSFWLLVPGSLGLVSLTQLGAGTPVAGATALESTGIIGSIALGLLIGTTAARAVGLLRRSRTRRPGARRRQTF
- a CDS encoding ABC transporter ATP-binding protein; the encoded protein is MIELEHISHRYRRRRSLVDISCEFDSGLWGLLGPNGAGKSTLLSILATLREPESGHFRVNGVDVSDDVNTIRSMVGFLPQRFSLPLHFRIRRAVEYAAWARGVESRECCVRAGAALDRVGLVDRADDRVQSLSGGMRQRLGIACAIVGDPAVLLLDEPTVGLDPASRIGVRSLLGELAEDRTVIVSTHLLEDLQEFVSQLAVLSEGELIFEGSYSDLESVGQKHPVRNANDAEAGYLTLLGEAA
- a CDS encoding dihydrolipoamide acetyltransferase family protein, with product MPDPGEGLTEGEVVSWRVSPGDTVKINDVLCEVETAKSIVELPSPFAGTVAKLCAEPGETVAVGEPLVTIDDGSDDQPEEEPEFLVGHLTAESGRRRRRRRGAAVSAERAPEKAPQTPTLKTGPETDVEPVPEPVQPTQPRRQDPPRMDRAGHVLAKPPARRLAADLGIDLSTVTGTGPQGAVTRSDVKAAAEAGRQAAPEPPVVGASAGDAEFATLSVMSRRLLGGAPTEPDGHTRRVPVRGVRKVTAKAMKDSLDTKALVTAFLTCDVTPTMDLVARLRADRRFKGLRVSPLTIWCKAVCLAMGRTPVVNARWDDAADQIVFRDQINLGIAAATPRGLMVPVVRNAQDMTMLELAEEITRIVAIAKEGKLQPTDYTDGTFSITNVGVFGLDAGTPVVNRTESAILVLGTIARRPWVVGTGDDEEVVPRWVTTMSLGFDHRLIDGEEGSTFLHDVAEILSDPASAMLY